A section of the Verrucomicrobium sp. GAS474 genome encodes:
- the rplW gene encoding 50S ribosomal protein L23, with protein sequence MRDPYAIIKNPRVTEKGSALAERVNQYVFEVARDATKIEIKFAVERIFNKKVTSVNTLNVRGKAKRSRLGKATTTSAKKKAIVTLKEGDKIELV encoded by the coding sequence ATGCGCGATCCTTACGCCATCATCAAGAACCCCCGCGTCACGGAGAAGGGCTCCGCCCTTGCCGAGCGGGTCAACCAGTACGTCTTCGAAGTCGCCCGCGACGCCACGAAGATCGAAATCAAGTTCGCCGTCGAGCGGATCTTCAACAAGAAGGTCACCTCGGTGAACACCCTCAACGTCCGCGGCAAGGCCAAGCGCAGCCGCCTCGGCAAGGCGACGACCACCTCGGCCAAGAAGAAGGCCATCGTCACCCTGAAGGAAGGCGACAAGATCGAGCTCGTCTAA
- the rplX gene encoding 50S ribosomal protein L24 has product MAKELIKISRQPKQASYHVKKGDEVIVIAGTQRGKKGKVLKISRVSNRVLVEGVNLIKKVARPTQENPQGGIKELEGSIHISNLKLVSAYEKSRAAKVKGA; this is encoded by the coding sequence ATGGCTAAAGAACTCATCAAGATTTCCCGCCAGCCCAAGCAGGCCAGCTACCACGTGAAGAAGGGTGACGAAGTGATCGTCATCGCCGGCACGCAGCGCGGCAAGAAGGGGAAGGTCCTCAAGATCAGCCGCGTGAGCAATCGCGTCCTGGTCGAGGGCGTCAACCTCATCAAGAAGGTCGCCCGCCCCACCCAGGAAAATCCCCAGGGCGGCATCAAGGAGCTCGAAGGCTCCATCCACATCTCGAACCTCAAGCTTGTCAGCGCCTACGAAAAGAGCCGCGCCGCCAAGGTGAAGGGAGCCTAA
- the rplB gene encoding 50S ribosomal protein L2, translated as MATKNFRPLTPSLRTTQLGDFSDITKSTPERSLTEPIRKTGGRNNNGRLTMRHRGGGHKQRYRIIDFKRNKIGVSAVVESIEYDPNRTSRIALLKYQDGEKRYIIAPNGLQVGAKIVTGPDAEPTAGNALPIDKIPLGVPIHNIEVIPGRGGQLVRSAGGNATVMSIDAGYANIRLPSGEIRKIFATCYATVGQVGNLDHFNKSLGKAGRSRWMGIRPTVRGMVMNPVDHPNGGGQGKSKGGGGRQQLKSPWGQYAKGLKTRARYKASDKFIVERRKKKK; from the coding sequence ATGGCTACCAAGAATTTCCGCCCGTTGACGCCCTCCCTGCGCACCACGCAGCTCGGGGACTTCTCCGACATCACCAAGAGCACGCCCGAGCGTTCCCTCACCGAGCCGATTCGCAAGACCGGCGGCCGTAACAACAACGGCCGTCTCACCATGCGCCATCGCGGCGGTGGTCACAAGCAGCGTTACCGGATCATCGATTTCAAGCGGAACAAGATCGGCGTCAGCGCCGTCGTCGAGTCGATCGAGTACGATCCGAATCGTACCTCCCGCATCGCCCTCCTGAAGTACCAGGACGGCGAGAAGCGCTACATCATCGCCCCGAACGGCCTCCAGGTCGGCGCGAAGATCGTCACCGGCCCCGACGCCGAGCCCACCGCGGGCAACGCCCTCCCGATCGACAAGATCCCCCTCGGTGTGCCGATCCACAACATCGAAGTCATCCCCGGTCGCGGCGGCCAGCTCGTCCGCTCTGCGGGCGGCAACGCCACCGTGATGTCGATCGACGCGGGCTACGCGAACATCCGCCTGCCCTCGGGCGAAATCCGCAAGATCTTCGCCACCTGCTACGCCACGGTCGGCCAGGTCGGCAATCTCGATCACTTCAACAAGTCTCTCGGCAAGGCCGGTCGCAGCCGCTGGATGGGCATCCGTCCGACGGTCCGCGGCATGGTCATGAACCCGGTCGACCACCCGAACGGTGGCGGTCAGGGCAAGAGCAAGGGCGGCGGCGGACGCCAGCAGCTGAAGTCCCCCTGGGGTCAATACGCGAAGGGTCTCAAGACCCGGGCGCGCTACAAGGCCAGCGATAAGTTCATCGTTGAGCGCCGGAAGAAGAAGAAATAG
- the rpsC gene encoding 30S ribosomal protein S3 — protein MGQKVNPIGFRVAVNRNWRSIWYADKKDFPVYVVEDYHIRRFVKKKLEQAAVSKVVIERAGNRVRVNIHTARPGLVIGRKAAELDKLKEEIRAFTNQNREVLIDVKEVKNPELDAQLVAENIAAQIERRISHRRAMKKALQLTMSVGALGIRIRASGRLGGSEIARTERYLEGKVPLHTLRADVDYGFTEANTIAGKIGIKVWICRKDEVPQAA, from the coding sequence ATGGGTCAAAAAGTTAATCCGATCGGCTTCCGCGTCGCCGTCAACCGCAACTGGCGGTCGATCTGGTATGCGGACAAGAAGGACTTCCCCGTCTACGTCGTCGAGGACTACCACATCCGCCGCTTCGTGAAGAAGAAGCTCGAGCAGGCGGCCGTTTCCAAGGTCGTCATCGAGCGCGCCGGCAACCGCGTCCGCGTGAACATCCACACGGCCCGCCCCGGCCTCGTCATCGGCCGCAAGGCCGCCGAGCTCGACAAGCTCAAGGAAGAGATCCGCGCCTTCACCAACCAGAACCGCGAAGTCCTCATCGACGTCAAGGAAGTGAAGAACCCGGAGCTCGACGCCCAGCTCGTCGCCGAGAACATCGCCGCCCAGATCGAGCGCCGTATCTCCCATCGCCGCGCGATGAAGAAGGCCCTCCAGCTCACCATGAGCGTCGGCGCCCTCGGCATCCGCATCCGCGCCTCGGGCCGCCTCGGCGGTTCGGAAATCGCCCGCACGGAACGCTACCTCGAGGGGAAGGTTCCCCTCCACACGCTCCGCGCCGACGTCGACTACGGCTTCACCGAAGCCAACACCATCGCCGGCAAGATCGGCATCAAGGTCTGGATCTGCCGCAAGGACGAAGTTCCCCAGGCCGCCTAA
- the rpsQ gene encoding 30S ribosomal protein S17 produces MTETAVPPETAAAVAHRKEQTGTVVSTKMSKTIVVRVDRRVPHPQYKKIVNVTKKFYAHDAQGTAKEGDRVLIRETRPLSRLKRWELVEVLKH; encoded by the coding sequence ATGACTGAAACCGCAGTACCCCCCGAGACCGCCGCCGCCGTCGCGCACCGCAAGGAGCAGACCGGCACCGTTGTCTCGACGAAGATGAGCAAGACGATCGTCGTTCGCGTCGATCGCCGCGTGCCCCATCCTCAATACAAGAAGATCGTCAACGTGACGAAGAAGTTTTACGCCCACGACGCGCAGGGCACGGCCAAGGAGGGCGATCGCGTCCTCATCCGTGAGACCCGCCCTCTCAGCCGCCTGAAGCGCTGGGAACTCGTCGAAGTGCTCAAGCACTAA
- the rpsJ gene encoding 30S ribosomal protein S10 — MAATKIRIRLKGFDYRLLDRAAVEIADTARRTGSAVAGPIPLPTKIEKYTVNRSPHVDKKSMDQFEIRTHKRLLDIIEPTSKTVDELKKLNLPAGVDITIKI; from the coding sequence ATGGCAGCCACTAAGATTCGTATCCGCCTCAAAGGCTTTGACTATCGCCTCCTCGACCGCGCCGCGGTCGAGATCGCGGACACCGCCCGCCGCACCGGCTCCGCCGTTGCCGGCCCCATCCCCCTTCCGACCAAGATCGAGAAGTACACCGTGAACCGCTCGCCTCACGTCGACAAGAAGAGCATGGACCAGTTCGAGATCCGCACCCACAAGCGCCTCCTCGACATCATCGAGCCGACCTCGAAGACGGTGGATGAGCTGAAGAAGCTCAACCTGCCCGCCGGTGTCGACATCACGATCAAAATCTAA
- the rplV gene encoding 50S ribosomal protein L22 gives MAQVKAVTKFARISAFKAREVTRAIQGLPAADALERLEFYPKKAARIVYKTLHSAIANAENNNNLDRAGLIVKEAIVGEGPTFKRFQPKARGSAGPIRKRTSHVRIVLEEGETKAAKAKAEKAAKAAAKPKKEKAKKAE, from the coding sequence ATGGCACAAGTGAAAGCAGTGACGAAGTTTGCGCGTATCTCCGCCTTCAAGGCGCGGGAAGTGACGCGTGCGATTCAGGGTCTTCCCGCGGCGGACGCCCTGGAGCGGCTCGAATTCTATCCGAAGAAGGCCGCCCGCATCGTCTACAAGACCCTCCACTCCGCAATCGCCAACGCGGAGAACAACAACAATCTCGACCGCGCTGGGCTCATCGTGAAGGAAGCGATCGTCGGCGAAGGCCCGACCTTCAAGCGTTTCCAGCCCAAGGCCCGCGGCAGCGCCGGCCCGATCCGCAAGCGCACCAGCCACGTCCGCATCGTCCTCGAGGAGGGTGAGACCAAGGCCGCCAAGGCCAAGGCCGAAAAGGCCGCGAAGGCCGCCGCCAAGCCCAAGAAGGAAAAGGCGAAGAAGGCCGAGTAA
- the rpmC gene encoding 50S ribosomal protein L29, producing the protein MTIQETRNLSDAELASKKQDARQEIFNLRLQQQTGALEKTSRLGELRKDIAKIETVSSERRKGLKIVSKPAKAPKTTKKTA; encoded by the coding sequence TTGACGATCCAAGAAACCCGTAATCTCTCCGACGCCGAACTCGCTTCCAAGAAGCAGGACGCCCGTCAGGAAATCTTCAACCTCCGCCTGCAGCAGCAGACGGGGGCTCTCGAAAAGACGAGCCGCCTCGGCGAACTCCGCAAGGATATCGCCAAGATCGAGACCGTCTCCAGCGAGCGCCGCAAGGGCCTGAAGATCGTGTCGAAGCCGGCCAAGGCCCCGAAGACCACGAAGAAGACTGCGTAA
- the rplE gene encoding 50S ribosomal protein L5, translated as MSDSTPLPPPAFLTKYKEKVAPALQASRKYANVHQIPQIEKIVVNTCVSASIDTKLALEDAVKEITAITGQKPIRTKSKVSIANFKLRENQEIGAKVTLRGRIMWEFLERLIVAALPRIRDFRGVSNRAFDGRGSYTLGVKDHTIFPEIELDKVKRTIGMDVTIVTSAPTNEEARELLALLGMPFTERKQQAATAAAEPAVAGKN; from the coding sequence ATGTCTGACTCCACTCCTCTCCCGCCCCCCGCGTTCCTGACGAAGTACAAGGAAAAGGTCGCCCCGGCCCTCCAGGCTTCGCGCAAGTACGCCAACGTCCACCAGATTCCGCAGATCGAGAAGATCGTCGTGAACACCTGCGTGAGCGCCTCGATCGACACGAAGCTCGCCCTCGAGGACGCCGTCAAGGAAATCACCGCCATCACCGGCCAGAAGCCGATCCGCACCAAGTCCAAGGTGAGCATCGCGAACTTCAAGCTCCGTGAGAACCAGGAAATCGGCGCGAAGGTCACCCTCCGCGGCCGGATCATGTGGGAATTCCTCGAACGCCTCATCGTGGCGGCCCTCCCCCGCATCCGCGACTTCCGCGGTGTCTCGAACCGCGCCTTCGACGGCCGCGGCAGCTACACCCTCGGCGTCAAGGATCACACGATCTTCCCCGAAATCGAGCTCGACAAGGTGAAGCGCACCATCGGCATGGACGTGACGATCGTCACCTCCGCCCCGACCAACGAAGAGGCCCGCGAACTTCTCGCCCTCCTCGGCATGCCCTTTACGGAACGCAAACAGCAGGCCGCGACCGCGGCAGCAGAGCCGGCAGTCGCCGGCAAGAACTAA
- the rpsS gene encoding 30S ribosomal protein S19, translating to MGRSLKKGPFIDDHLQEKIDKMEKAGTKKPIKTWSRRSLVTPDFVGHTFMVHNGKIFNSVFVTENMVGHRLGEFSPTRTFKRHGSHTEKAAK from the coding sequence ATGGGACGCAGTCTTAAAAAAGGTCCGTTTATCGACGATCATCTCCAGGAGAAGATCGACAAAATGGAAAAAGCCGGAACGAAGAAGCCGATCAAGACCTGGTCGCGCCGCTCGTTGGTGACGCCCGACTTCGTCGGCCACACCTTCATGGTTCACAACGGCAAGATTTTCAACTCGGTCTTCGTGACCGAAAACATGGTCGGCCACCGTCTGGGCGAGTTCTCGCCCACCCGCACTTTCAAGCGGCACGGCAGCCACACGGAAAAGGCCGCGAAGTAA
- the rplC gene encoding 50S ribosomal protein L3 produces the protein MSVGILGKKIGMTRVYDEAGVSTPVTVISAAPNVVLQVKGLEKDKYQAIQVGFSEQKEQRLSKPVAGHFKKAGVSAKRFVREFRTGTGDDFKVGDEIKVDRFTVGQTVDVIGVSKGKGFQGPMKKHNFHGQGAAHGSKTHRRNGAVGQRSTPGRIFKNMGMAGHMGDENKTVQNLRVIQVRPDDNTLVISGAIPGANGNLVVVRTAIKGQPKVKKVAASKSANPMKESKKKK, from the coding sequence ATGAGTGTTGGCATCTTAGGTAAGAAAATCGGCATGACCCGCGTCTACGACGAGGCGGGCGTCTCCACCCCCGTCACCGTCATTTCGGCGGCCCCGAACGTCGTCCTTCAGGTCAAGGGCCTCGAGAAGGACAAGTATCAGGCCATCCAGGTCGGCTTTTCCGAGCAGAAGGAACAGCGCCTCTCGAAGCCCGTCGCCGGCCACTTCAAGAAGGCGGGCGTCTCCGCGAAGCGCTTCGTCCGCGAATTCCGCACCGGCACCGGTGACGACTTCAAGGTCGGCGACGAGATCAAGGTCGATCGTTTCACCGTCGGCCAGACCGTCGACGTCATCGGCGTCTCCAAGGGCAAGGGCTTCCAGGGACCGATGAAGAAGCACAACTTCCACGGTCAGGGCGCCGCCCACGGATCGAAGACCCACCGCCGCAACGGCGCCGTCGGTCAGCGTTCCACCCCCGGCCGCATCTTTAAGAACATGGGCATGGCCGGCCACATGGGCGACGAGAACAAGACCGTCCAGAATCTCCGCGTCATCCAGGTCCGCCCCGATGACAACACCCTCGTCATCAGCGGCGCCATCCCCGGCGCCAACGGGAACCTCGTCGTCGTCCGCACGGCGATCAAGGGCCAGCCCAAGGTCAAGAAAGTCGCCGCCTCGAAGTCGGCCAACCCGATGAAGGAATCGAAGAAGAAGAAGTAG
- the rplN gene encoding 50S ribosomal protein L14 has translation MIQIRTWLDVADNTGAKRATMIGVIGKRTLHAGIGDVITATVKEAAPDGTVKKSEVVRAVVVRTKQSIRRTDGSALRFDSNAIVIIDKDLNPRGTRIFGPVARELREKSFMKIISLAPEVV, from the coding sequence ATGATTCAAATCCGCACATGGCTTGACGTCGCCGACAACACGGGGGCCAAGCGTGCCACCATGATCGGCGTCATCGGCAAACGCACCCTCCACGCCGGCATTGGCGACGTCATCACGGCGACCGTCAAGGAAGCCGCCCCCGATGGCACGGTCAAGAAGAGCGAAGTCGTTCGCGCCGTCGTCGTCCGCACCAAGCAGTCCATCCGTCGTACGGACGGGTCCGCCCTCCGCTTCGACAGCAACGCCATTGTCATCATCGACAAGGATCTCAACCCCCGCGGCACCCGTATCTTCGGGCCCGTCGCCCGGGAACTTCGTGAAAAGAGCTTCATGAAGATCATCTCTCTCGCGCCGGAGGTCGTCTAA
- the rplD gene encoding 50S ribosomal protein L4: MSKATPLTLETAGKALQVELIANGKGTQALHDTIVAYRANRRAGTRGTKTKATVNKSGKKPWRQKGTGRARAGYASSPIWRGGGVVFGPQNRDFSKITPKKVKQLALKKAISERAKDESLILVEALELKDAKTKNLVALLEGFKIEGSVLIVLAEANDNIYLASRNHLALEAVTADSVNAEDLLRFDKIVLTQAALDKIAARLK; this comes from the coding sequence ATGAGCAAAGCAACTCCTCTCACCCTCGAAACCGCCGGCAAAGCCCTGCAGGTCGAGCTGATCGCCAACGGCAAGGGCACCCAGGCCCTCCACGACACCATCGTCGCCTACCGCGCCAACCGGCGCGCGGGCACCCGTGGCACCAAGACCAAGGCCACCGTCAACAAGTCCGGCAAGAAGCCCTGGCGCCAGAAGGGCACCGGCCGCGCCCGCGCCGGCTACGCCTCCTCGCCCATCTGGCGCGGCGGCGGCGTCGTCTTCGGCCCCCAGAACCGGGACTTCTCCAAGATCACCCCGAAGAAGGTGAAGCAGCTCGCCCTCAAGAAGGCGATCAGCGAGCGCGCCAAGGATGAGTCCCTCATCCTGGTCGAGGCTCTCGAATTGAAGGACGCGAAGACGAAGAACCTCGTCGCCCTTCTCGAAGGGTTCAAGATCGAGGGCTCCGTCCTCATCGTCCTCGCCGAAGCCAACGACAACATTTACCTGGCCTCCCGGAACCATCTGGCTCTGGAAGCCGTCACCGCCGATTCGGTCAACGCCGAGGACCTCCTCCGCTTCGACAAGATCGTCCTCACCCAGGCCGCCCTCGACAAGATCGCGGCCCGTCTCAAGTAA
- the rplP gene encoding 50S ribosomal protein L16, producing MPLLPKRVKYRKTQRGSRKGTATRNIQIDFGNYALQTLERAWITNIQIEACRVAITRNMKRKGKLWTRIFPDKSVTARPPETRMGKGKGQPEYWVAVVKPGNILFELDGIPEATAKECLRLAATKLPIRTRFITRAGKVAA from the coding sequence ATGCCCCTGTTACCCAAGCGCGTTAAATACCGCAAAACCCAGCGCGGCAGCCGCAAAGGCACCGCCACCCGCAACATCCAGATCGATTTCGGGAACTACGCCCTCCAGACCCTGGAGCGCGCGTGGATCACGAACATCCAGATCGAAGCCTGCCGCGTTGCCATCACCCGCAACATGAAGCGCAAGGGCAAGCTCTGGACCCGCATCTTCCCCGACAAGTCGGTCACCGCCCGCCCCCCGGAAACCCGGATGGGTAAGGGTAAAGGTCAGCCCGAATATTGGGTCGCCGTGGTGAAGCCCGGCAACATTCTCTTTGAACTCGACGGTATTCCCGAGGCCACGGCCAAGGAATGTCTCCGCTTGGCCGCCACGAAGCTGCCGATCCGGACCCGTTTCATTACCCGCGCAGGAAAGGTGGCAGCATGA